A single window of Syntrophus aciditrophicus SB DNA harbors:
- a CDS encoding glycosyltransferase produces MSTAIRFSTALRPHVRTKIEQLGTADIVIGVPSYDSGDTIAQVVQIIISGLDRYYRDRKALVMVSDGGSTDDTRDLARAIDPKSYNIESVVTVYRGSHGKGSGLRAVFEVASFLKARAIAVFDSDLLSITPEWIRNILDPVIEGYDFVAPDYKRFKLDGTITNTIAYNLTRALYGKKIRQPIGGDFGVSPALIKFYLEQDVWETDVAKFGVDIWMTTSAIVGGFRICQAKLGAKIHGQKDPSADLGPMFRQVVGTTFQLMERYEDYWLKIRRSRDVPSLGEFVGQEPPAFDISQENLIEYFKVGLQNFGTVWRNIIDEQDYEIVRKLGEVDSGDQFFLPIDTWVRTVYRYAGAFHATPRQRFKVLDTLAPLYYGRVASLVNELRDKSPAEAEAHFEVQAEAFERLKDYMVKIWKQKGGR; encoded by the coding sequence ATGAGCACGGCAATACGATTTTCCACGGCGTTAAGGCCGCACGTCCGAACAAAGATCGAACAGCTCGGAACCGCCGATATCGTCATCGGCGTTCCCTCCTACGACAGCGGCGACACCATCGCCCAGGTTGTTCAAATCATCATCTCGGGACTGGATCGCTACTATCGGGACAGGAAGGCCCTGGTCATGGTTTCCGATGGGGGCTCTACGGACGATACCCGGGATCTGGCCCGGGCGATCGATCCGAAATCCTATAATATCGAGAGCGTCGTGACCGTTTACCGGGGAAGCCACGGCAAGGGTTCCGGCCTGCGGGCTGTTTTTGAAGTCGCCTCCTTCCTGAAGGCCCGGGCCATCGCGGTCTTCGATTCCGACCTGCTTTCCATAACGCCGGAATGGATCCGGAATATTCTGGATCCGGTCATCGAGGGCTACGATTTTGTCGCTCCCGACTACAAACGCTTCAAGCTGGATGGAACCATCACCAACACGATTGCCTATAACCTGACAAGGGCCCTGTATGGGAAAAAGATCCGGCAACCCATCGGTGGGGATTTCGGGGTGTCGCCGGCACTGATCAAATTCTATCTAGAACAGGATGTCTGGGAAACGGATGTGGCCAAATTCGGGGTCGACATCTGGATGACGACCTCGGCCATCGTCGGCGGGTTCCGGATCTGCCAGGCGAAACTCGGCGCCAAGATCCACGGGCAGAAGGATCCCTCTGCGGACCTGGGGCCCATGTTCCGTCAGGTGGTGGGGACCACCTTCCAGTTGATGGAGCGGTATGAGGACTATTGGCTGAAGATCCGCAGATCCCGGGATGTTCCCTCCCTGGGGGAGTTTGTCGGGCAGGAGCCGCCGGCGTTTGATATCTCTCAGGAAAACCTCATCGAATACTTCAAGGTTGGTTTGCAAAATTTCGGTACGGTCTGGCGGAATATCATCGACGAACAAGATTATGAAATCGTCCGCAAACTGGGAGAAGTCGATTCAGGGGATCAGTTCTTCCTGCCTATTGATACGTGGGTCCGCACGGTTTACCGCTACGCCGGGGCATTCCACGCCACACCGCGGCAGCGTTTCAAGGTCCTGGACACCCTGGCGCCCCTCTATTACGGGCGCGTCGCCTCTCTGGTCAATGAACTGCGGGATAAAAGTCCGGCGGAGGCGGAGGCCCATTTCGAGGTTCAGGCCGAAGCCTTCGAGCGCCTGAAGGACTATATGGTCAAAATCTGGAAACAGAAAGGAGGAAGATGA
- a CDS encoding glycosyl transferase, whose protein sequence is MADFYQHGMITTLQRLKERPPGEIDEELVAITRKRHTVLLLPALFSEFETPSMPVIIEELKQVRYLKKIVLSLDRADERQFQRARELMSVIPTEVHVVWHDGPRMQELYRELAANDFDIQRPGKGRSVWMTLGYVLADEDVYAIALHDSDILNYNRDFLARLVYPVVHPAIDLEFSKGYYARVGDRLYGRATRLFYIPLIRTLKRILTYNPFLEYLGNFRYPLSGEFALISSLARGIRVSPTWGLEISLLSEVYQRTSANRICQVEITESYEHKHQVLDKTQPETGLIRMATDIAAALFRILSQDGILMSQSFFRTLYTAYIEESRIAIEKYHALAMINGLIHDRHAEIEAAEIFVSSLQIATEEYTRNPVGIPMLPAWVRVRAAIPDFSDHLTEAVRLDNSL, encoded by the coding sequence ATGGCTGATTTCTATCAGCACGGTATGATTACCACGTTGCAGAGGTTGAAGGAGAGGCCTCCTGGAGAAATCGATGAGGAACTGGTGGCGATTACCAGAAAGCGCCATACGGTGCTCCTTCTTCCGGCCCTGTTTTCCGAATTTGAAACGCCCTCCATGCCAGTCATTATCGAGGAGCTGAAACAGGTCCGCTACCTCAAAAAAATCGTCCTGTCGCTGGACAGAGCGGATGAGCGGCAATTCCAGCGGGCGAGGGAACTGATGTCCGTTATTCCCACGGAGGTCCATGTGGTCTGGCACGACGGCCCGCGGATGCAGGAATTGTATCGGGAACTGGCGGCCAATGATTTTGACATTCAACGACCCGGAAAGGGACGATCCGTCTGGATGACTCTGGGATATGTTCTTGCCGATGAAGATGTTTACGCCATCGCCCTGCACGATTCGGATATTCTGAATTATAATAGGGATTTTCTCGCCCGCCTGGTTTATCCGGTCGTTCATCCTGCCATCGACCTGGAATTCAGCAAGGGGTATTACGCGCGGGTGGGAGACCGTCTCTATGGCAGGGCCACCCGTCTTTTCTATATTCCCCTGATCCGGACGCTGAAGCGGATCCTCACCTACAATCCCTTTCTGGAGTACCTCGGCAATTTCCGCTATCCCCTTTCGGGTGAATTCGCCCTGATCAGTTCTCTGGCGCGGGGCATTCGCGTTTCGCCGACCTGGGGGCTCGAGATTTCCCTCCTGAGCGAAGTGTATCAGCGCACTTCCGCCAATCGCATCTGCCAGGTGGAAATTACCGAATCCTATGAGCATAAGCATCAGGTCCTGGACAAAACCCAGCCGGAAACCGGGCTGATCCGCATGGCGACCGACATTGCCGCGGCCCTTTTCCGCATCCTGAGCCAGGACGGCATTCTCATGAGCCAGTCGTTTTTCCGAACCCTTTATACAGCTTACATAGAAGAATCCCGGATCGCCATCGAAAAGTATCACGCTCTGGCCATGATCAACGGATTGATCCACGACAGGCACGCGGAGATCGAGGCGGCTGAAATCTTCGTCAGCTCCCTGCAAATTGCGACGGAAGAATACACCCGGAATCCCGTGGGAATCCCCATGCTTCCCGCCTGGGTTCGAGTTCGGGCGGCCATTCCCGATTTTTCCGACCACCTGACGGAGGCTGTCAGACTGGACAATTCCCTTTGA